In one window of Tumebacillus algifaecis DNA:
- a CDS encoding deoxyribonuclease IV, which produces MMRLGANVSIAKTGMLKAVEESISYEADTYMIYTRSNRGGNARPIENFNREKAYEMMKEHNLADPVVHAPYLINLASNKEETWTYGVELLREDIRRTEYLGIRYIVFHPGAHTGAGVEYGIKRIAEGLNEILTGEENLFVCLEGMAGDGSKLGSNFEELAEIISLVKHQDKLGVCLDTCHLYSSGYDIVNNFEGVMQKFDDIVGRDRIKVWHINDSKTPFDSRKDRHANIGEGSIGGEALKRIVHHELALGKPCILETPEGKYKEEIAFLRGSSAN; this is translated from the coding sequence ATGATGAGACTTGGGGCGAACGTTTCGATTGCGAAAACCGGAATGCTCAAGGCGGTCGAAGAGTCGATCAGCTATGAAGCGGACACCTATATGATCTACACGCGTTCGAACCGCGGCGGCAATGCGCGGCCGATCGAGAATTTTAATCGCGAGAAAGCGTATGAAATGATGAAGGAGCACAACTTGGCCGATCCTGTCGTGCATGCACCGTATCTGATCAATCTCGCTTCCAATAAAGAAGAGACTTGGACTTATGGTGTGGAGTTGCTGCGTGAAGATATTCGCCGCACCGAATACCTTGGCATCCGATATATCGTGTTCCATCCGGGTGCGCACACCGGGGCTGGTGTCGAATACGGCATCAAACGGATCGCCGAAGGTTTGAATGAAATCTTGACCGGGGAAGAAAATCTTTTCGTCTGTCTGGAAGGCATGGCAGGTGACGGGTCGAAACTCGGGTCAAATTTTGAAGAGTTGGCGGAGATTATTTCGCTTGTCAAACATCAGGACAAGCTCGGTGTCTGTTTGGATACCTGCCATCTTTACTCCTCCGGCTATGACATTGTGAACAATTTTGAAGGCGTCATGCAAAAGTTTGACGACATCGTCGGTCGTGATCGCATCAAAGTTTGGCATATCAACGATAGCAAAACGCCGTTCGACTCGCGCAAAGACCGTCATGCGAACATTGGAGAAGGCTCGATCGGCGGTGAAGCGCTCAAGCGTATCGTGCATCATGAACTGGCGCTAGGAAAGCCCTGCATTTTGGAAACGCCGGAAGGAAAGTACAAAGAAGAAATCGCCTTTTTACGCGGATCGAGCGCAAACTGA
- the rplS gene encoding 50S ribosomal protein L19: MNQVLLAAITAEQIRQDIPQFKAGDTVRVHVKVKEGNRERIQVFEGVVIRRRGGGISATYTVRKISYGVGVERTFPLHTPKVDKIEVTRRGRVRRAKLYYLRNLTGKAARIREIR; encoded by the coding sequence ATGAACCAAGTATTGCTTGCAGCAATCACTGCTGAACAGATCCGCCAGGACATTCCTCAATTCAAAGCGGGCGACACCGTGCGTGTCCACGTTAAAGTAAAAGAGGGTAACCGCGAGCGTATCCAGGTCTTCGAAGGCGTTGTAATCAGACGTCGTGGTGGCGGTATCAGCGCAACGTACACCGTTCGTAAGATTTCTTACGGCGTTGGCGTTGAGCGTACGTTCCCGCTTCACACTCCGAAGGTTGACAAGATCGAAGTGACCCGTCGTGGCCGCGTTCGTCGTGCGAAACTGTACTACCTGCGCAACCTCACAGGTAAAGCAGCTCGTATTCGCGAAATCCGCTAA
- a CDS encoding KH domain-containing protein: MKQLVETIAKALVDHPEEVRVTEIVTEKAIVLELSVAPFDMGKIIGKQGRVAKSLRAVVSAAALQEQKRVTIEIV; this comes from the coding sequence GTGAAGCAGTTGGTTGAAACGATCGCCAAAGCACTTGTGGATCACCCAGAGGAAGTTCGGGTAACTGAGATTGTGACCGAAAAAGCAATCGTGCTTGAATTATCGGTAGCTCCATTTGATATGGGGAAAATTATCGGCAAACAAGGACGGGTTGCAAAGTCGCTCCGCGCTGTGGTGTCGGCTGCGGCTTTGCAAGAGCAGAAGCGCGTCACGATTGAAATCGTGTAA
- the trmD gene encoding tRNA (guanosine(37)-N1)-methyltransferase TrmD, with the protein MRIDIVTIFPEMFEGVVGTSIIGRARTQHAVEINLIDFRDYSTNKHNTVDDTPYGGGGGMVLKPEPIFSAVESLVQEGKRPRVILTCPQGEVYSQSKALELAQEEHLIIVSGHYEGYDERIRQHLITDEISIGDYVLTGGELPAMVIVDSIVRLLPGVLGNDTSAVLDSFREPLLEYPHYTRPAEFRGWKVPDILLSGHHGNIEIWRRKESLRRTLLRRPDLMERLELSEQDHKLLAEIKREEGLK; encoded by the coding sequence GTGCGTATAGACATCGTGACGATCTTCCCTGAGATGTTTGAAGGCGTTGTCGGCACCAGCATCATCGGACGGGCCAGGACGCAGCATGCGGTGGAAATCAACTTGATCGATTTCCGGGACTACTCAACCAATAAGCACAACACTGTCGATGACACGCCTTATGGCGGGGGCGGCGGAATGGTGCTGAAACCGGAACCGATCTTTTCGGCCGTCGAGTCGCTTGTGCAAGAAGGCAAGCGACCGCGGGTGATCTTGACCTGTCCGCAGGGGGAAGTCTACAGCCAGAGCAAAGCATTGGAACTCGCGCAAGAAGAACATTTGATTATCGTCAGCGGCCATTATGAAGGGTACGACGAGCGTATTCGTCAACACCTGATCACCGATGAGATCTCGATCGGTGACTATGTGCTGACCGGTGGAGAACTACCAGCGATGGTGATCGTCGATTCGATCGTTCGGCTTTTGCCTGGGGTTCTAGGCAATGATACATCGGCTGTCTTAGATTCCTTTCGCGAGCCGTTGCTCGAATACCCGCACTACACGCGACCAGCCGAATTTCGGGGCTGGAAGGTGCCAGACATCTTATTGTCGGGGCATCATGGCAACATCGAGATCTGGCGGCGCAAAGAGTCGCTGAGGCGCACGTTGCTCCGCCGTCCAGACCTGATGGAACGTCTTGAATTGAGCGAGCAGGATCACAAGTTGCTAGCTGAGATCAAGCGGGAAGAAGGTTTGAAATAG
- a CDS encoding flagellar hook-length control protein FliK, with translation MRIQAGQVGQVVLSTLQGAKELDGKLELKVGSVVRATLMQHTGKDEVLLQIEGKTLRARLDASVKPGDQVDLLVTGEQKQGAMELKVVGQPIRGGEGGKQLDISGLVRMLNLPDTEESKALVQEFVNRGVPLKPDTVRAALAVLRSLPQVTPSHIATLGKMAELGIPILPSSFEAMHTLENGPKLHELLTKIQSTLLALLPEADSLAGKGAGTTTQVGASIRTASQWGGQTPAGPVQIGGETAGPGAASGQTASPTATAMTGQPESVMLKTATAQTGSTAVSNSTDGQQTATSAKIPVGNSMSAGTGAPTVPSNTDVRTGGATSLQTGANQSATQTGTTATSALQTQIGTLLSTGITNTTTSAVAQLPNQTSGAVPQAERVMTQTALQNGEVVNHFPENSRAVSIAHPGSHALSASTRANLEQLLHVTDQLLNSPDDAAPTAAHLADKAKQLGLNFEEQLAHALRRLPADSDPAQIKNAFQQALKMASEQGTSLKHALLLSQATSAELDAAGLGFLLQDVSTLLKHVTGQQMMQMAGSDRTDLLYQFAAVPIRHGKDEQTVELHVMARKGPGQKAIDAANCYVLFRLDMPNLGELDIHLHIVDKVVGVRFLSENYASLTLTPSDQRDLRNAMQKVGFHLGVCKVEDKKQREPGEHQPLLPPILTHKQFDLKI, from the coding sequence ATGCGAATTCAAGCCGGACAAGTGGGTCAGGTTGTCCTTTCTACATTGCAAGGAGCAAAGGAATTAGACGGCAAATTAGAGTTGAAAGTGGGCAGTGTGGTGCGGGCTACGCTGATGCAGCACACTGGAAAAGATGAGGTGCTCCTGCAAATCGAGGGCAAAACCCTCCGTGCTCGCCTCGATGCCAGCGTAAAGCCGGGCGATCAGGTGGACTTGCTGGTGACGGGAGAGCAGAAGCAAGGTGCGATGGAATTGAAAGTGGTTGGGCAACCCATCCGTGGGGGCGAAGGAGGAAAACAACTCGACATCTCAGGTCTTGTTCGGATGCTGAACTTGCCAGACACAGAGGAGTCAAAGGCACTGGTTCAAGAGTTTGTCAATCGAGGTGTCCCTTTGAAGCCGGATACGGTTCGTGCGGCGCTGGCCGTGTTGCGCAGTTTGCCGCAGGTTACGCCATCGCACATCGCGACGCTTGGAAAAATGGCCGAATTGGGCATCCCAATCCTTCCTAGTTCGTTTGAAGCGATGCACACCCTAGAAAATGGACCTAAGCTACATGAGTTGCTCACCAAAATTCAAAGCACACTGCTTGCCCTGCTACCAGAAGCGGATTCGTTAGCTGGCAAAGGGGCAGGCACCACAACGCAAGTGGGGGCATCGATCCGCACTGCGAGTCAATGGGGCGGACAGACGCCAGCAGGTCCAGTCCAGATCGGTGGAGAGACTGCTGGGCCGGGCGCTGCTTCAGGGCAAACCGCATCTCCGACAGCTACAGCGATGACAGGGCAGCCTGAATCGGTCATGCTAAAAACGGCCACTGCTCAGACGGGATCTACTGCCGTTTCTAATTCAACCGATGGGCAACAAACGGCGACGTCAGCCAAAATTCCAGTGGGCAACTCGATGTCTGCCGGAACAGGTGCGCCCACTGTTCCATCGAACACCGATGTACGTACTGGCGGTGCAACTTCTCTACAAACAGGTGCGAACCAATCGGCTACCCAAACAGGAACCACGGCAACGAGTGCCCTGCAGACGCAAATTGGTACGCTTCTGTCTACAGGCATAACCAACACGACCACATCAGCTGTGGCGCAACTGCCAAATCAAACGTCTGGCGCAGTTCCGCAAGCAGAGCGTGTAATGACCCAAACGGCACTGCAGAACGGGGAAGTGGTGAATCATTTCCCGGAAAATAGTCGCGCAGTCAGCATAGCACATCCAGGTAGTCATGCCCTCTCTGCCTCGACCCGTGCCAATCTGGAACAGCTTTTGCATGTAACTGACCAGCTGTTAAACAGTCCAGACGACGCTGCCCCAACGGCAGCACATTTGGCCGATAAAGCCAAGCAGCTCGGGCTGAACTTCGAGGAACAACTTGCCCATGCATTGCGCAGACTTCCAGCAGACAGTGATCCTGCTCAGATCAAAAATGCGTTCCAGCAGGCGCTGAAAATGGCTTCCGAGCAAGGCACCAGTTTAAAACACGCTTTGCTGCTCAGCCAAGCTACTTCGGCCGAATTGGATGCGGCAGGACTCGGTTTTCTGTTGCAAGACGTGAGCACGTTGTTGAAACATGTGACAGGCCAGCAAATGATGCAAATGGCGGGCAGTGACCGTACCGACCTGCTTTACCAATTTGCAGCCGTCCCGATTCGCCATGGTAAAGATGAACAAACGGTCGAACTACACGTAATGGCACGTAAAGGTCCCGGTCAAAAAGCGATCGATGCGGCCAATTGCTATGTGCTGTTTCGTTTAGACATGCCCAACTTGGGAGAACTGGACATCCATCTGCACATTGTAGACAAAGTGGTCGGAGTCCGTTTTCTTTCCGAAAACTACGCCAGCCTGACGCTCACACCGTCCGATCAACGAGACCTCCGCAATGCCATGCAAAAAGTTGGCTTCCACCTCGGGGTGTGCAAAGTCGAGGACAAAAAACAACGAGAACCGGGGGAGCACCAACCTCTCTTGCCACCGATCCTCACTCACAAGCAATTTGACCTCAAAATATAA
- the rimM gene encoding ribosome maturation factor RimM (Essential for efficient processing of 16S rRNA), giving the protein MILVGHLVNTQGVRGEVRVLSRTDFEDVRFKVGAKLFLVHPNQPKPIELTIASTRKHKQFILLTFEGHHNINDVEKYKGGELKVFETDLMELPEHTYYIYQLVGCEVVTDEGVVLGTLKEVLQPGANDVYVVKPSKGKDILLPVIPDCVLDVDVQNKKILVHIIPGLLD; this is encoded by the coding sequence ATGATCCTCGTCGGACATCTAGTGAATACGCAAGGGGTTCGAGGTGAAGTTCGGGTACTGTCACGTACCGATTTTGAAGATGTGCGTTTTAAAGTAGGGGCCAAGCTGTTCCTGGTACACCCAAATCAGCCGAAGCCGATTGAACTAACGATTGCTTCCACCCGCAAGCACAAACAGTTTATCTTACTGACCTTCGAAGGGCATCATAATATTAATGATGTAGAAAAGTACAAGGGTGGAGAGCTAAAAGTTTTCGAAACGGACTTGATGGAACTCCCTGAACATACATACTACATCTATCAGTTGGTCGGTTGTGAAGTGGTAACAGACGAAGGTGTCGTCCTTGGCACGCTCAAAGAGGTGTTACAGCCGGGAGCGAACGACGTGTATGTGGTCAAGCCGTCGAAGGGGAAGGACATCCTGTTGCCAGTGATCCCGGATTGTGTGCTCGATGTGGATGTGCAAAACAAAAAGATCCTCGTCCACATCATTCCGGGTTTGCTCGACTAA
- a CDS encoding L,D-transpeptidase, which produces MAVSIRVSLHKRRLDLLDHTKVIKSYPVGVGKMATRTPFGNYKIISKAPNPGRRPGGPITVYGTYWMGLSRKGYGIHGTNRPASIGKYVSKGCIRMFNKDVEDLAKRVSIGTEVKIVP; this is translated from the coding sequence ATGGCGGTCTCGATCCGAGTATCGCTGCACAAACGCAGGCTCGACCTGCTGGATCACACAAAGGTGATCAAAAGCTACCCAGTCGGTGTTGGCAAAATGGCGACTCGAACCCCGTTTGGCAACTATAAGATCATCAGCAAAGCGCCCAATCCAGGCCGTCGTCCAGGCGGCCCGATCACTGTGTATGGCACCTACTGGATGGGCCTGTCGAGAAAAGGGTACGGGATTCACGGCACCAACCGCCCGGCATCGATCGGGAAATACGTCTCAAAAGGCTGCATTCGGATGTTTAACAAGGATGTCGAGGATTTAGCCAAACGAGTGTCGATCGGAACAGAAGTGAAAATTGTACCCTAA
- a CDS encoding C40 family peptidase: MTIRSRKKLSLMLAAAFALMPLPALVDAQASPVQGGHTVQAVTTAAHKPVNRAGVAVNGVMKAGIDPVIVGGMYYVPFKDMARILDYHDIRYNYNTKSYTATDGSVTVKVTIGGTSAVKGDEHVHVDPPKLINGTAYLSLGSVGAVFNTYTWFKVENGSIQVQLPARQYRVQKGDTLWEVAQAHHTTISAVRAANNLKSDSLTPGQMLRVPPEYQTREMEPARQSAPAPAPGQNATATPVQSSNASAKAQAIINTGKKYMGVPYKFGAKPSEAPRRMDCSSFLQYIYKQNGVTLPRDSRQQSSVGTRVSKSELKPGDLMFFKYPGRYSDGRVGHVSMYIGNGQMLHTVPKTGVTISKISSSYWTTNYLYAKRVLQ, from the coding sequence ATGACAATTCGTTCGAGAAAAAAACTCAGTCTGATGCTCGCAGCCGCTTTTGCTTTGATGCCGCTCCCGGCACTGGTCGATGCGCAGGCTTCTCCCGTCCAAGGAGGCCATACGGTACAAGCGGTGACGACCGCCGCTCACAAGCCGGTCAACCGCGCAGGTGTGGCGGTCAACGGTGTGATGAAAGCGGGGATCGATCCGGTCATCGTCGGTGGCATGTACTATGTGCCATTTAAGGACATGGCGCGCATCCTCGACTATCATGACATCCGCTACAACTACAACACCAAATCCTACACCGCCACCGATGGTTCGGTCACCGTAAAAGTGACGATCGGCGGGACTTCGGCCGTAAAAGGGGACGAGCATGTGCATGTCGATCCGCCGAAGTTGATCAATGGCACCGCCTATTTGTCTCTAGGCTCTGTCGGCGCAGTTTTTAACACGTACACGTGGTTCAAAGTGGAGAATGGTTCGATCCAAGTGCAACTGCCAGCCCGCCAATACAGAGTGCAAAAAGGCGATACGCTGTGGGAAGTGGCACAGGCCCATCACACCACGATCTCAGCTGTACGGGCTGCTAACAATTTGAAGAGCGATTCGCTCACGCCAGGGCAGATGCTCCGCGTTCCGCCAGAGTACCAGACTCGGGAGATGGAGCCCGCTCGTCAATCGGCACCTGCTCCTGCTCCGGGTCAGAATGCAACCGCGACACCGGTGCAGTCATCCAATGCATCTGCGAAGGCACAGGCGATCATCAACACCGGCAAAAAGTACATGGGTGTCCCGTATAAGTTCGGGGCTAAGCCTTCGGAAGCTCCGCGGCGCATGGACTGCTCATCATTTTTACAGTATATCTATAAACAGAATGGCGTCACATTGCCACGCGATTCGCGTCAGCAGTCGAGCGTAGGCACCCGCGTATCCAAATCGGAACTGAAGCCAGGTGATCTGATGTTCTTTAAATACCCAGGTCGCTATTCGGACGGTCGTGTCGGTCATGTCTCCATGTACATCGGAAACGGTCAAATGCTGCATACCGTGCCGAAGACAGGTGTGACCATCTCCAAAATATCGTCCTCTTATTGGACAACCAATTATCTGTATGCGAAGCGCGTCCTTCAATAG
- the ylqF gene encoding ribosome biogenesis GTPase YlqF translates to MTIQWFPGHMAKARREVTEKLKLVDIVMELVDARLPLSSRNPMMNEIVQNKPRLVLLNKADLADPRITDQWINYFQNQGLACVSINALKGEGLPKAANEAKRLFEPKVEAMKKKGIRPRAARAMILGIPNVGKSSLINRMAKKSIAKTGDRPGVTQAQQWIKVGKDFELLDTPGILWPKFEDPEVGLRLAATGAIKEEILDTEPVAIFIVEVMSKRYKGVLESRFGLDELPTDPREALEAIGRKRGFLRAGNVVDMLATWKLMIREFRGGQFGRISLESPSDFAEDERAELDAAPIVNTTEE, encoded by the coding sequence ATGACGATTCAATGGTTCCCCGGCCATATGGCCAAGGCTCGCCGGGAAGTAACCGAGAAGTTGAAGTTGGTCGATATCGTGATGGAACTTGTCGATGCGCGGCTGCCTTTATCGAGTCGCAACCCGATGATGAACGAGATTGTGCAGAACAAGCCGCGCTTGGTTCTGCTGAATAAGGCCGACTTGGCCGACCCTCGCATCACCGACCAATGGATAAATTATTTCCAAAATCAAGGGCTTGCCTGCGTATCGATCAATGCACTGAAAGGTGAAGGGCTGCCCAAAGCGGCAAATGAAGCCAAGCGCCTGTTCGAACCGAAGGTCGAAGCGATGAAGAAAAAAGGCATCCGTCCGCGTGCGGCTCGGGCGATGATCTTGGGCATTCCAAACGTCGGCAAATCATCATTGATCAACCGGATGGCGAAAAAGTCGATCGCGAAGACGGGTGACCGTCCGGGCGTGACGCAAGCGCAGCAGTGGATCAAGGTCGGCAAAGACTTTGAACTGCTCGATACGCCGGGGATTCTTTGGCCTAAATTTGAGGACCCAGAAGTCGGATTGCGCTTGGCAGCAACTGGTGCGATCAAAGAAGAGATTCTTGACACGGAGCCGGTCGCGATTTTCATCGTCGAAGTGATGAGCAAGCGCTACAAAGGGGTCCTAGAGTCTCGCTTTGGCCTAGACGAGTTACCTACCGATCCGCGTGAGGCGTTGGAAGCGATCGGGCGCAAACGTGGTTTCCTGCGCGCAGGCAATGTCGTAGATATGCTCGCGACTTGGAAACTGATGATTCGCGAGTTTCGTGGCGGTCAGTTCGGGCGAATTTCCTTGGAAAGCCCGAGCGATTTCGCAGAGGATGAGCGTGCGGAACTGGATGCAGCCCCGATTGTGAATACAACCGAAGAATAA
- a CDS encoding YraN family protein, translating into MVRSRKQIGDLGEQIASDWLTQQGYHLIARNWRCQAGELDIIAAEGDTLLFLEVRTRTTFTRFGTAEESVDWRKQRQVRQLAVHYLSTEQFRYKRFRFDVIVVYLQRDSEQILQIRHLRNAF; encoded by the coding sequence ATGGTTCGCTCCCGAAAACAAATTGGTGATCTCGGTGAACAGATTGCCAGTGACTGGCTGACACAGCAAGGCTATCACTTGATCGCCCGCAATTGGCGATGCCAAGCGGGCGAACTTGATATTATCGCCGCTGAAGGCGATACACTCCTCTTCCTCGAAGTTCGCACCCGCACGACATTCACTCGATTCGGCACTGCCGAAGAATCGGTCGATTGGCGCAAGCAGCGCCAAGTCCGCCAACTCGCCGTCCACTACCTCTCCACAGAACAATTTCGATACAAACGCTTTCGTTTCGATGTCATCGTCGTCTATCTCCAGCGAGATTCCGAGCAAATCTTGCAAATTCGCCACCTACGAAACGCTTTTTAA
- a CDS encoding ribonuclease HII, with translation MKSKLDFGAWTVGEIRDWLQGTVPNSRQEQQLRTDSRSGVRKLIESYVREREKAAAYAAWRDGMWKYERAAKQQGYHAVAGIDEAGRGPLAGPVVAAAVILPPGIELQGLNDSKQVAEETRNQLFDLICTKSVAYGIGVVDTEYIDKHNILQGTFEAARRALRQMEQQFDRVPDYLLTDYLKIPGVALPYQAIVKGDANSFSIAAASILAKVTRDRCMEAYGKEYPQYGFERHKGYSSPEHMQALEMHGPCPIHRTSFAPVQKLLQGTLFDFADL, from the coding sequence ATGAAAAGCAAGCTGGATTTTGGCGCTTGGACAGTCGGGGAGATTCGCGACTGGCTGCAAGGCACGGTGCCGAATAGCAGGCAGGAACAGCAATTGCGGACCGACTCGCGAAGTGGCGTCCGCAAACTGATCGAATCCTATGTGCGCGAACGGGAGAAAGCAGCAGCGTACGCTGCTTGGCGCGATGGGATGTGGAAGTATGAACGGGCGGCTAAGCAACAAGGGTATCATGCTGTGGCGGGTATTGACGAAGCGGGTCGCGGCCCGTTAGCGGGGCCGGTTGTGGCGGCCGCAGTAATCTTGCCACCTGGGATCGAACTACAAGGTCTCAATGACTCGAAACAAGTGGCGGAAGAGACGCGAAATCAATTGTTCGATCTCATTTGTACCAAGTCGGTTGCATATGGGATCGGCGTCGTGGATACGGAGTATATCGACAAGCACAATATTCTACAAGGAACGTTCGAGGCGGCACGTCGAGCGCTACGCCAAATGGAGCAGCAATTTGATCGGGTTCCCGACTACCTTTTGACCGACTATTTGAAAATCCCGGGGGTTGCACTGCCCTATCAGGCGATTGTAAAAGGAGATGCGAATTCCTTTTCGATCGCTGCGGCCTCCATTCTGGCAAAAGTGACGCGGGACCGTTGCATGGAGGCATATGGAAAAGAGTACCCGCAGTATGGATTTGAGCGGCACAAAGGATACTCTTCGCCGGAGCATATGCAAGCTTTAGAAATGCACGGCCCATGTCCGATTCATCGCACTTCGTTTGCGCCAGTGCAGAAACTTTTGCAAGGAACACTGTTCGATTTTGCAGACCTGTAA
- the lepB gene encoding signal peptidase I, translating to MSELNPQNEAHQDTTEQEKPKKGWGREAWEWGKSLLIALLLALLIRQFAFAIFMVDGQSMVPTLEDKERLVVNKMVYYLHKPEYNDIVVFEYPADPTKDFIKRVIGLPGDTIEIRDYKVFRNGEELKENYIAEPTATNNGVFQVPDGTIFVLGDNRNYSKDSRDPAVGYVPYDAVIGRAEFVWWPFDHFRGI from the coding sequence ATGAGTGAATTGAACCCTCAAAACGAAGCGCACCAAGACACTACAGAACAAGAAAAACCGAAAAAAGGTTGGGGTCGGGAAGCATGGGAATGGGGTAAATCACTATTAATTGCTTTGTTGCTTGCGCTTCTCATTCGCCAATTCGCTTTTGCGATCTTTATGGTCGATGGTCAATCGATGGTACCGACGTTAGAAGACAAAGAACGTCTTGTTGTCAACAAGATGGTCTATTACTTACATAAACCAGAGTATAACGACATCGTTGTCTTCGAATATCCGGCCGATCCAACGAAAGACTTCATTAAGCGCGTTATCGGCCTGCCTGGCGATACGATTGAAATTCGGGATTATAAAGTATTCCGCAACGGCGAAGAACTAAAAGAAAATTATATTGCGGAACCGACCGCAACCAACAACGGTGTTTTCCAAGTGCCAGATGGTACGATCTTTGTGCTCGGAGATAACCGCAACTATTCAAAAGACAGCCGCGACCCTGCGGTAGGCTATGTGCCGTACGATGCGGTGATTGGCAGAGCCGAATTTGTATGGTGGCCATTTGACCACTTCCGTGGCATCTAA
- the rpsP gene encoding 30S ribosomal protein S16, giving the protein MAVKIRLKRMGQKKAPFYRVVVADSRSPRDGRFIEEIGTYNPVTQPAQINIDEEKAIKWLNDGAQPSDTVKNLFSKTGILKKVHEAKAGK; this is encoded by the coding sequence ATGGCAGTTAAGATTCGTCTGAAACGTATGGGTCAAAAGAAAGCTCCGTTCTACCGTGTAGTCGTAGCTGATTCCCGCTCTCCGCGCGATGGTCGTTTCATCGAGGAGATCGGTACCTATAACCCGGTTACTCAACCGGCACAAATCAACATCGACGAAGAGAAGGCTATCAAGTGGCTGAACGACGGTGCACAACCGTCCGACACTGTGAAAAACCTCTTCTCGAAAACCGGCATCCTCAAGAAAGTCCACGAAGCAAAAGCTGGCAAGTAA
- a CDS encoding YlqD family protein, whose protein sequence is MLNLRVPVQVKIVLTEETKAQITGEINQAIQGIQRELDQIDFQSRKALQDAEKNGPQAMNAVQARINQEVGMRMERREQMMQQLVQIQQSPIGSEIPGGQIDTHAEVRVGDVWEDIVNGTEIVLKDGVVAEIRRAGDGA, encoded by the coding sequence GTGTTAAACTTGCGAGTTCCAGTACAGGTAAAGATTGTGTTGACCGAAGAAACGAAAGCGCAGATCACGGGCGAAATCAATCAAGCGATTCAAGGAATCCAGCGTGAACTGGATCAGATCGATTTTCAATCTCGCAAAGCTTTGCAAGATGCGGAGAAGAACGGCCCACAAGCGATGAACGCTGTACAAGCCCGCATCAACCAAGAAGTTGGCATGCGCATGGAACGTCGTGAGCAAATGATGCAGCAACTGGTGCAAATCCAGCAAAGCCCGATCGGTTCCGAAATCCCAGGCGGCCAGATTGATACCCATGCAGAAGTACGCGTCGGCGATGTTTGGGAAGATATTGTCAACGGCACCGAAATCGTGCTGAAAGATGGCGTCGTGGCCGAAATTCGTCGAGCAGGTGATGGCGCTTGA
- a CDS encoding YneF family protein, whose product MLVPTLIAIGTFVLGLVLGALGGVYYLKNKMQNMQMSDKEIQSMARSMGMNLNQKQLMQVSKRMQSANNNKSSKKKK is encoded by the coding sequence ATGCTAGTTCCCACTCTTATTGCAATCGGTACCTTTGTGTTAGGCTTGGTTCTTGGCGCCCTCGGCGGTGTTTACTACCTGAAGAACAAAATGCAGAACATGCAGATGTCAGACAAGGAGATCCAATCGATGGCACGTTCCATGGGCATGAATCTCAACCAAAAGCAGTTGATGCAAGTTTCCAAGCGCATGCAGTCTGCGAACAACAATAAGTCGTCGAAAAAGAAGAAATAA
- a CDS encoding EscU/YscU/HrcU family type III secretion system export apparatus switch protein, whose amino-acid sequence MTEPTTTKKAVAIHYDQNKDSAPRIVASGRGAVAEQILSVASENDVPLHEDRALVETLLAFDIGKEIPVDLYQVVAEVLAFVQRLDKRERD is encoded by the coding sequence ATGACCGAACCAACGACCACCAAAAAGGCGGTCGCGATCCACTATGATCAAAATAAAGATTCTGCGCCTCGCATCGTCGCGAGCGGGCGTGGGGCGGTTGCCGAGCAAATCCTATCGGTAGCTTCTGAGAATGATGTGCCTTTGCATGAAGACCGCGCGCTTGTGGAAACGCTGCTTGCCTTCGACATTGGGAAAGAGATTCCAGTCGATCTCTATCAAGTGGTGGCAGAAGTCCTGGCTTTTGTTCAACGTCTTGACAAAAGGGAGCGAGACTGA